A portion of the Pseudoalteromonas luteoviolacea genome contains these proteins:
- a CDS encoding MBL fold metallo-hydrolase encodes MKLKTLTHVISLMLITGCTTQIERIENPELQKNKKGAYTNLFPSHFTDNGPHHINDDLDLLKPEEKKVIERAFLDPVPSHKYSKSYGYNFNDLVYSNIKISPNRRGELTWLGHASFLIQQMNNDALVTDPVFHEFDGFLGWLGQQLSTSFVRLGEAPVNAKELDFVSGVLISHDHFDHLSNTTLNEFSKNTQLYLPLDSASDIDYENGPITEMDWYTHTQHNKTQVHFLPSNHNSSRGMFDTDHSLWGSWMLDDGKYKVYFAGDTGYSDVFKDIRKKMGPMDVCLMPIVAYHESKRRVHMSPEDAIKAADDLGCKVFIPWGYGTWTLGCEHVHEPLRRLALAAEQTPPNFIIKTLKMGESVNYHTLLNTAKN; translated from the coding sequence TACCAACTTATTCCCAAGTCATTTTACCGATAATGGTCCCCACCATATCAATGATGATTTAGATCTCCTTAAGCCTGAAGAAAAAAAGGTGATTGAAAGAGCATTTTTAGACCCAGTCCCTTCGCATAAATACAGTAAGAGCTATGGTTACAACTTCAATGATTTAGTGTATTCAAATATTAAAATTAGCCCAAATAGAAGGGGTGAATTAACTTGGTTAGGCCATGCCAGCTTTTTAATCCAACAAATGAATAATGACGCCTTAGTTACCGATCCAGTGTTTCACGAATTCGATGGCTTTTTAGGTTGGCTTGGACAGCAATTGAGCACCTCATTTGTTCGACTAGGAGAAGCCCCTGTCAACGCTAAAGAGCTGGATTTTGTATCTGGCGTGCTGATCTCTCATGACCACTTTGATCACTTAAGTAACACCACGCTTAATGAATTCAGTAAAAATACACAATTATATTTGCCTTTGGACAGTGCCAGCGATATTGATTACGAAAATGGGCCAATAACCGAAATGGACTGGTACACTCATACTCAACACAATAAAACACAAGTGCACTTTTTACCAAGTAACCATAACTCCTCTAGAGGAATGTTTGATACCGATCACAGCTTGTGGGGGAGCTGGATGCTAGATGATGGAAAATACAAAGTATATTTTGCTGGTGATACCGGTTACAGCGATGTATTCAAAGATATACGAAAAAAAATGGGCCCAATGGACGTTTGCTTGATGCCAATCGTCGCCTATCATGAAAGTAAAAGGCGGGTACACATGTCACCAGAAGATGCTATAAAAGCTGCCGATGATTTAGGCTGTAAGGTATTTATTCCATGGGGCTATGGCACATGGACTTTAGGGTGTGAACATGTCCATGAACCTCTTAGAAGACTCGCGTTGGCAGCAGAGCAAACGCCACCCAACTTCATTATAAAAACGCTAAAAATGGGTGAAAGCGTTAACTACCACACCCTACTTAACACAGCCAAAAATTAA